The Palleronia sp. THAF1 genome window below encodes:
- a CDS encoding DUF262 domain-containing protein, which translates to MADWGTLRCDCVHRLGVIIIARRLPFTANPELPVHDIKGYDLSVQQLFSRGSFGIDYYQREYRWQTEQMRALVDDLASSFLEHYQPGATAAEVANYGHYFLGSIVVSQSGEIRHIVDGQQRLTSLTLLLIFLNHMQQDRQDKVSVAQLIYDDDFGQKKFKLDVPNRNACMEALFQGDDFNPVGHSDSVYNLVARFRELPEIFPEELRGDALPLFIYWLLRKVKVIEITAYAEGDAYTIFETMNDRGLSLTPTDMLKGYLLANIEEPDKRHEANVVMRDKISRLTDYGKDTAPEFFKAWVRSQYAKSIRARHKDARPEDYDLIGTEYHRWVRNHAARIGLVASPDYARFVLRDMRYYADLYVRLLEAARVRTPGLESIRYNADAGFTLQHQMLIAPITPEDSRELAEQKAGVVADFIDCWLNLRLWNYKSNSYSSMQYAAFLVMREIRGESLEGVRAILHARLLEERKELDFSTPVHLNQFTGKAVHRQLARFTDWLERQAGEPGRYEDYVVRSGKHAYEVEHIWANHHDRFATSFL; encoded by the coding sequence ATGGCCGATTGGGGCACTCTACGCTGCGATTGCGTGCACCGCCTTGGCGTCATTATCATCGCACGAAGGCTGCCGTTCACTGCCAATCCGGAGTTACCCGTGCACGATATCAAAGGCTACGATCTTTCTGTTCAACAACTGTTTTCCCGCGGGAGCTTCGGGATCGACTATTACCAGCGAGAATACCGCTGGCAGACAGAACAAATGCGCGCGCTGGTCGATGATCTGGCCAGCAGCTTCCTTGAGCATTACCAGCCCGGCGCCACGGCTGCCGAGGTTGCCAATTACGGCCACTACTTCCTGGGCTCGATCGTCGTTAGCCAGAGCGGGGAGATCCGCCATATCGTTGACGGGCAGCAGCGCCTGACGTCGCTGACACTCCTGCTGATCTTCCTCAACCACATGCAGCAGGATCGCCAGGACAAGGTCTCGGTCGCGCAGCTCATCTACGACGATGACTTCGGGCAAAAGAAATTCAAGCTCGACGTGCCGAACCGGAACGCCTGCATGGAAGCCCTCTTCCAAGGCGACGACTTCAACCCCGTGGGACACTCGGATTCGGTCTACAACCTCGTTGCCCGCTTCCGTGAGCTGCCCGAAATCTTTCCAGAGGAGCTCCGGGGTGATGCCCTGCCGCTCTTCATCTACTGGCTCCTTCGCAAGGTGAAGGTGATCGAGATCACCGCTTATGCCGAGGGCGACGCCTACACGATCTTCGAGACCATGAACGACCGCGGGCTTTCGCTCACCCCCACGGACATGCTGAAAGGTTATCTCCTCGCCAACATCGAGGAGCCGGACAAGCGGCACGAAGCCAATGTCGTGATGCGCGACAAGATCAGCCGCCTCACCGATTACGGCAAGGATACCGCCCCCGAGTTCTTCAAGGCCTGGGTCCGCTCGCAATACGCCAAGTCGATCCGTGCGCGCCACAAGGACGCCCGCCCCGAGGATTACGACCTGATCGGCACCGAGTATCACCGTTGGGTACGCAACCACGCCGCCAGGATCGGCCTGGTCGCATCGCCCGACTACGCGCGCTTTGTGCTGCGCGATATGCGCTACTACGCCGATCTTTACGTGCGGCTGCTCGAGGCCGCGCGTGTCCGGACCCCGGGTCTCGAAAGCATTCGCTACAATGCCGATGCAGGCTTCACCTTGCAGCACCAAATGCTCATCGCTCCGATCACGCCCGAAGATAGCCGCGAGCTTGCGGAGCAGAAAGCTGGCGTCGTTGCCGACTTCATCGACTGCTGGCTCAACCTGCGCCTCTGGAACTACAAGTCAAACAGCTACTCCTCGATGCAGTATGCTGCCTTCTTGGTCATGCGAGAAATCCGCGGCGAGAGCCTCGAGGGCGTCCGCGCGATCCTGCACGCGAGGCTACTTGAGGAGCGCAAGGAACTCGACTTCTCGACACCGGTTCACCTCAACCAGTTCACCGGCAAAGCCGTGCATCGCCAGCTCGCTCGCTTCACCGACTGGCTGGAACGCCAAGCCGGCGAGCCCGGCCGCTACGAGGATTACGTCGTGCGCTCGGGGAAGCATGCCTACGAGGTGGAGCATATCTGGGCGAACCATCACGACCGGTTCGCGACCTCCTTTCTTTAG
- a CDS encoding Ppx/GppA phosphatase family protein, whose product MAPRRPDGAGAFPKPVEPPRTRQPDPASLYAALDLGTNSCRMLIAQPKGNQFHVVDSFSKSVQLGQGLEVTGRLSRMSMDRTVHALKICRSKIDRRQVSRMRLVATEACRRAVNGASFIKRVEREAGLKLEIIAPEEEARLAVISCAPLVSTKTEQLLVVDIGGGSTELVWIDLTRVPRHDRPRAIMRLHAGFKPADGSPFPAARVVDWISVPLGVATLREQFDDVKNDAARFALMSWFFEEQLESFAPYAKEQARDGFQIIGTSGTVTTVAASHLGLKRYDRNRVDGLRMTSDQIDAVIRGYLTLGPSGRRADPRIGRDRQALIMSGAAILQALLRVWPTDRLSVADRGLREGLLYAQMSADGVLDDGPY is encoded by the coding sequence ATGGCGCCCAGGCGTCCCGATGGTGCGGGCGCGTTCCCGAAGCCGGTCGAGCCGCCGCGCACCCGACAACCCGATCCCGCCTCGCTGTATGCGGCGCTGGATCTCGGCACGAACTCGTGCCGCATGCTGATTGCCCAACCCAAGGGCAACCAGTTTCATGTCGTGGACAGCTTTTCGAAGTCCGTCCAGCTGGGGCAGGGGCTAGAGGTCACGGGCCGCCTGTCGCGCATGTCGATGGACCGCACGGTTCACGCACTGAAGATCTGCCGCTCGAAAATCGACCGTCGGCAGGTCAGCCGCATGCGCCTGGTCGCGACCGAAGCCTGCCGCCGCGCGGTCAACGGTGCTAGCTTCATCAAGCGGGTCGAGCGGGAGGCCGGGCTGAAACTGGAGATCATCGCGCCGGAAGAAGAGGCGCGGCTTGCCGTTATATCTTGCGCGCCTTTGGTCTCCACCAAGACCGAACAGCTGCTGGTCGTCGACATCGGCGGCGGCTCGACCGAGCTTGTCTGGATCGACCTGACCCGCGTGCCCCGCCATGATCGGCCTCGCGCGATCATGCGGCTGCACGCGGGCTTCAAACCCGCCGACGGATCGCCGTTCCCCGCCGCCCGTGTGGTGGACTGGATCAGCGTGCCGCTTGGCGTCGCGACCCTGCGCGAGCAATTCGACGACGTGAAGAACGACGCGGCCCGCTTCGCGCTGATGAGCTGGTTCTTCGAAGAGCAGCTGGAAAGCTTCGCGCCCTACGCAAAGGAGCAGGCACGCGACGGCTTCCAGATCATCGGCACCAGCGGCACGGTAACGACCGTCGCGGCCAGCCATCTTGGCCTGAAGCGATACGACCGCAACCGCGTGGACGGTCTGCGCATGACCTCCGACCAGATCGATGCTGTCATTCGTGGCTACCTTACGCTGGGCCCATCGGGCCGCCGCGCCGATCCGCGCATCGGGCGGGACCGGCAGGCGCTGATCATGTCCGGCGCCGCGATCCTGCAAGCGTTGCTGCGCGTCTGGCCAACGGATCGGCTATCCGTCGCCGATCGGGGTCTGCGCGAGGGCCTGCTGTATGCGCAGATGAGCGCCGATGGCGTGCTGGACGACGGGCCCTACTAA
- a CDS encoding virulence factor, with protein MAEITIVYWRDIPAQVIAGKGRRGVKIPLPERFEQAIDRAAMKSGAAGTDDYLAEWRKASPVTVEGSDQEAAQATADRIDAEYDQERLKALIANGGRA; from the coding sequence ATGGCCGAGATCACCATCGTATACTGGCGCGACATACCCGCGCAGGTGATCGCCGGTAAGGGTCGCCGGGGGGTGAAGATCCCCCTGCCCGAGCGGTTCGAGCAGGCGATCGACCGGGCCGCGATGAAATCGGGTGCCGCCGGGACCGACGACTATTTGGCCGAATGGCGCAAGGCGTCCCCGGTCACGGTCGAGGGGTCGGATCAGGAGGCGGCGCAAGCCACCGCGGATCGGATCGACGCCGAATATGATCAAGAGCGTCTCAAGGCGCTTATCGCCAATGGTGGCCGGGCCTGA
- a CDS encoding methyltetrahydrofolate cobalamin methyltransferase — protein sequence MTRTVIESKTKTVTIGFDEPFCVIGERINPTGRKKLAAELEMDDFSTVERDALEQVACGAMVLDINSGAVFTNKMADDPRYADNNFVEPMLMPELVKRVQALVDVPLCIDSSVPGALEAGLEACEGRPLLNSVTGEEDRLELVLPLVKKYNVPVVAISNDDTGISEDPEVRFAVAKKIVERAADFGIPAHDIVVDPLVMPVGAMASAGQQVFALVRRLRDELGVNTTCGASNVSFGLPHRHGINAAFLPMAIGAGMTSAIMNPVRAVEMEAIRAANFLMNHDPNGQAWIEFSRVLDAVEAGTPFPEAAKASMDGGGGRGGRSGGRRRRG from the coding sequence ATGACCCGCACCGTCATCGAATCGAAAACCAAGACCGTCACCATCGGCTTCGACGAGCCGTTCTGCGTCATCGGCGAACGCATCAACCCCACCGGTCGCAAGAAGCTGGCCGCCGAGCTGGAGATGGACGATTTCTCGACCGTCGAGCGCGACGCGCTGGAGCAAGTTGCGTGCGGTGCCATGGTGCTGGACATCAACTCCGGCGCCGTCTTCACCAACAAGATGGCCGACGATCCACGCTACGCCGACAACAACTTCGTCGAGCCGATGCTGATGCCCGAACTCGTCAAGCGCGTGCAGGCGTTGGTCGACGTACCTCTGTGCATCGACAGCTCGGTCCCCGGCGCGTTGGAGGCCGGATTGGAAGCCTGTGAGGGCCGCCCCCTTCTGAACTCGGTGACTGGCGAAGAGGATCGACTGGAACTCGTGCTGCCGCTGGTCAAGAAATACAATGTGCCGGTCGTCGCGATCTCCAACGATGACACCGGGATTTCCGAAGACCCCGAAGTTCGCTTCGCCGTCGCCAAGAAGATCGTCGAGCGTGCCGCCGATTTCGGCATCCCTGCCCATGACATCGTCGTCGATCCGCTGGTCATGCCCGTGGGTGCGATGGCGAGCGCGGGCCAACAGGTCTTCGCGCTGGTCCGTCGTCTGCGGGACGAACTGGGCGTGAACACCACCTGCGGCGCTTCGAACGTGTCCTTCGGCTTGCCCCACCGCCACGGCATCAACGCCGCCTTCCTGCCCATGGCCATTGGCGCGGGCATGACCAGCGCCATCATGAACCCCGTCCGCGCCGTCGAGATGGAAGCGATCCGGGCGGCGAACTTCCTGATGAACCACGATCCCAACGGCCAAGCATGGATCGAATTCAGCCGCGTGCTCGACGCGGTTGAGGCCGGAACGCCCTTCCCCGAGGCTGCGAAAGCCTCCATGGATGGCGGCGGCGGCCGCGGTGGCCGATCCGGCGGGCGCCGCCGTCGGGGCTAA
- a CDS encoding HAD family hydrolase, with the protein MTLALLFDLDGTLIHSDPIHAAVFIELFAEYGREIDERYYYDNIHGRRNEAIFGDAFPDSDPQAMADEKEARFRDRLGDSAEPMAGLMPLLDRAACNGWPCAIVTNAPRANADAMLAAIGLNSRFDPVVIGDELPRGKPDPLPYQTALDRLGIDAGGALALDDSPSGVASASAARVATLGVRSSLPHDALIQAGAHDTIADFTDPVLDHWIAQLTKDRP; encoded by the coding sequence ATGACTCTCGCCCTGCTCTTCGATCTGGACGGCACGCTGATCCATTCAGACCCGATTCACGCGGCCGTGTTCATCGAGCTATTCGCCGAGTACGGTCGCGAGATCGACGAGCGCTACTACTACGACAACATCCACGGCCGCCGGAACGAGGCGATCTTCGGCGATGCCTTCCCGGACAGCGACCCGCAGGCCATGGCAGACGAGAAGGAAGCCCGCTTCCGCGATCGTCTGGGCGATAGCGCAGAGCCCATGGCCGGCCTGATGCCTCTGCTGGATCGCGCCGCATGCAACGGTTGGCCCTGCGCCATCGTCACCAATGCACCCCGCGCCAACGCCGACGCGATGCTGGCAGCCATCGGCCTTAACAGCCGTTTTGATCCGGTGGTGATCGGCGACGAACTGCCCCGCGGCAAGCCCGATCCCCTACCCTATCAGACCGCGTTGGACCGGCTGGGCATTGATGCGGGCGGCGCGCTCGCGCTTGACGACAGCCCGTCCGGCGTCGCCTCTGCCTCCGCTGCCAGGGTGGCCACGCTGGGCGTGCGCTCTTCTCTCCCCCATGACGCGCTGATCCAGGCGGGCGCGCATGACACCATCGCCGATTTCACCGATCCGGTCCTCGACCATTGGATCGCGCAACTGACCAAGGACCGACCATGA
- a CDS encoding DUF1428 domain-containing protein, translated as MAYTDLFIAPISAAKKDDYTAFCMETQKMILGYGALACSDFWPDDVPDGKLTSLPLAVMLEDGEAVTVGLVVWPDKATRDAGWEKMMSDASNMEMPFDGKRLIFGGFTTIAETRA; from the coding sequence ATGGCCTACACCGACCTGTTCATCGCACCGATCTCGGCTGCGAAGAAAGACGACTACACTGCCTTCTGTATGGAGACGCAGAAGATGATCCTTGGGTACGGGGCGCTCGCCTGCTCGGACTTTTGGCCCGACGATGTGCCCGACGGAAAGCTCACATCACTGCCACTGGCCGTAATGCTTGAAGACGGAGAGGCCGTGACCGTGGGACTTGTCGTCTGGCCCGACAAGGCGACACGCGATGCCGGCTGGGAAAAGATGATGTCGGATGCATCTAATATGGAGATGCCGTTTGATGGCAAGCGCCTGATCTTCGGAGGCTTCACCACGATAGCAGAGACCCGCGCTTAG
- a CDS encoding RlmE family RNA methyltransferase produces MVKKSSGRGLRDLTVRVKTARGRTLSSTRWLQRQLNDPYVQRAKAEGFRGRAAFKIMELDDKYHFLVPGARVVDLGCAPGGWLQVAVPRINALGQTGGKPVGRIVGLDLQEVEPIPGAEIHQLDFMEDGADDQVKDWLGGSADVVMSDMAASSSGHKQTDHLRIVALCEAAAYLAFDVLTPGGTFVAKVLQGGAEDSLQSELKRRFEKVANVKPSASRSDSSEKFVVAQGFRG; encoded by the coding sequence ATGGTCAAGAAGTCCAGCGGGCGCGGACTGCGCGATCTGACGGTGCGGGTGAAGACGGCGCGCGGGCGCACGCTGTCCTCAACGCGCTGGCTGCAACGGCAGTTGAACGATCCCTACGTCCAGCGCGCCAAGGCCGAGGGCTTTCGCGGTCGTGCGGCGTTCAAGATCATGGAATTGGATGACAAGTATCACTTCCTTGTCCCCGGTGCGCGGGTCGTCGATCTGGGCTGCGCACCCGGTGGTTGGCTGCAAGTCGCCGTGCCGCGCATCAACGCGCTGGGACAAACGGGCGGCAAGCCCGTGGGCCGTATCGTCGGCCTTGATTTGCAAGAGGTCGAGCCGATACCGGGGGCAGAGATTCACCAGCTCGACTTCATGGAAGACGGCGCGGACGATCAGGTGAAGGACTGGCTGGGTGGGTCGGCGGACGTCGTCATGTCGGATATGGCGGCCTCGTCATCGGGCCACAAGCAGACCGACCACCTGCGCATCGTCGCCCTGTGCGAAGCGGCGGCCTACCTGGCCTTCGACGTGCTGACACCGGGCGGCACCTTCGTCGCCAAGGTGCTACAGGGCGGCGCGGAAGACAGTTTGCAATCCGAGTTAAAACGCCGGTTCGAGAAGGTGGCGAACGTGAAACCGAGCGCGTCGCGGTCCGACTCGTCCGAGAAGTTCGTGGTGGCGCAGGGGTTTCGGGGCTAG
- a CDS encoding ATP-binding protein, with product MTFEPMKRYVPRSLYGRAALILLLPVVTLQLVVGVVFVQRLFEDVTRQMTGNVAYELRYVLDQVAGEADADSARATLEALSDTFALTARLPDPAPITQDSRLIYDLSGRLVLPTLREEIEGIDGIDLASDDNRVALTVATRHGPLRLGFARNRVSASNPHQLLVIMVFTALLMTLVSYLFLKNQLRPIKRLAQAATAFGRGRSEPYSPGGASEVRMAGSAFLDMRARIERQIEQRTMMLSGISHDLRTPLTRMNLGLEMIDDPEARALQGDVAEMRRMVDAFLDFAREGSVGLPQDTDAATLLRTVVENARRSGGEVEAGVCPDTAIAIIQPVAVTRALENLVMNALRYGTRARVSLHTFDRALVFSVEDDGPGIPEAERDQAMRAFSRLDDARNQDHGGGVGLGLAIAQDVARQHGGVLRLDTSEMGGLRADLVLGR from the coding sequence ATGACATTCGAGCCGATGAAACGCTATGTGCCACGGTCCCTGTACGGCCGCGCAGCGCTGATCCTGCTGTTGCCGGTGGTGACGCTGCAACTGGTGGTCGGAGTGGTTTTCGTTCAGCGGCTGTTCGAAGATGTTACCCGCCAGATGACAGGTAATGTCGCCTACGAGTTGCGGTACGTTCTGGATCAGGTGGCAGGCGAAGCCGATGCCGACAGTGCGCGCGCGACGTTGGAAGCCCTCTCCGACACCTTCGCCCTGACGGCGCGCCTGCCCGACCCCGCCCCCATCACGCAGGACAGTCGGCTGATCTACGACTTGTCTGGCCGGCTGGTTCTGCCGACCCTGCGGGAAGAGATCGAGGGGATCGACGGCATCGATCTGGCCAGCGACGACAACCGCGTCGCGCTGACGGTTGCGACACGGCACGGTCCGTTGCGCCTTGGGTTCGCGCGCAATCGGGTGTCGGCGTCGAACCCGCATCAGTTGCTGGTCATCATGGTCTTTACCGCACTTCTGATGACCTTGGTGTCCTACCTGTTCCTCAAGAACCAGCTGCGCCCGATCAAACGGCTGGCGCAGGCGGCGACGGCCTTCGGGCGCGGTCGGTCGGAGCCTTATTCGCCGGGCGGTGCAAGCGAAGTGCGGATGGCGGGATCAGCATTTCTGGACATGCGCGCGCGGATCGAGCGGCAGATCGAACAGCGCACGATGATGCTGTCGGGAATCAGCCACGACCTGCGCACGCCGCTGACGCGCATGAACCTGGGGTTGGAGATGATCGACGACCCCGAAGCCCGTGCGTTGCAGGGTGACGTGGCCGAGATGCGGCGCATGGTGGATGCGTTTCTGGACTTCGCGCGGGAAGGCTCTGTCGGGCTACCGCAAGACACCGATGCCGCAACGCTGCTACGCACTGTCGTCGAAAATGCGCGACGCTCGGGGGGAGAGGTCGAAGCCGGCGTTTGCCCCGACACCGCCATAGCCATCATCCAGCCGGTCGCCGTGACCCGCGCGCTGGAGAACCTGGTCATGAATGCCCTGCGCTACGGCACGCGGGCCAGGGTGTCGCTGCACACCTTCGACCGTGCACTGGTGTTCAGCGTCGAAGATGACGGGCCGGGCATCCCAGAGGCCGAGCGTGACCAAGCCATGCGCGCCTTTTCTCGACTGGACGATGCGCGCAACCAGGATCACGGCGGCGGCGTCGGTTTGGGGCTGGCCATCGCGCAGGATGTGGCACGCCAGCATGGCGGAGTGCTGCGGCTGGATACGTCCGAAATGGGCGGCCTGCGCGCCGATCTGGTGCTGGGACGTTAG
- a CDS encoding methylenetetrahydrofolate reductase has product MGTVSRSLEALMSILSFRSNKPAPAPVATSDFVAGYSIEVMPRTAEKVESFAEILPVGTRVYIAHIDGTPIEEMVATAKRIAAEGFEVMPHFPARIIDDAATLEDWIARYQGEADVRSALLLAGGVAEPKGAFDNSMQLMDTGLFDKAGFTRLHVAGHPEGNRDIDVDGSDANVSEALRWKQAFSERTDAQMAIATQFCFEAQPVIEWAEALRANGIDLPVHIGIAGPGKLQTLIKFAIACGVGPSLRVLQKRAMDVTKLVLPYTPDDVVNELAAHKAANPDFAIEQIHIFPLGGIKTSAEWANAAATQAKVSAAR; this is encoded by the coding sequence ATGGGCACCGTTTCCCGCAGTCTGGAGGCTTTGATGTCGATCCTGTCGTTCCGCAGCAATAAACCCGCGCCCGCACCGGTCGCGACATCTGATTTCGTCGCTGGCTATTCTATCGAGGTGATGCCCCGCACCGCCGAGAAGGTCGAAAGCTTCGCCGAGATCCTGCCCGTCGGCACGCGCGTCTACATCGCCCATATCGACGGCACGCCCATCGAAGAGATGGTCGCCACCGCCAAGCGGATCGCGGCGGAAGGCTTCGAGGTCATGCCCCACTTCCCCGCCCGCATCATCGACGATGCGGCGACGCTGGAAGACTGGATCGCCCGCTATCAAGGAGAGGCCGACGTGCGCAGCGCCCTGCTGCTGGCCGGTGGCGTAGCGGAACCGAAGGGCGCCTTCGACAACTCGATGCAGCTGATGGACACGGGGCTTTTCGACAAGGCCGGGTTCACGCGCCTCCATGTCGCTGGTCATCCCGAGGGCAACCGCGACATCGACGTTGACGGCTCTGACGCCAACGTGTCCGAGGCGCTTCGCTGGAAGCAGGCGTTTTCCGAGCGCACGGACGCGCAAATGGCCATCGCGACCCAATTCTGCTTCGAGGCACAGCCGGTCATCGAATGGGCCGAAGCCCTGCGCGCGAACGGCATCGACCTGCCCGTCCATATCGGTATCGCTGGTCCCGGCAAGCTGCAGACGCTGATCAAGTTCGCCATCGCCTGCGGCGTCGGCCCCTCCCTGCGTGTTCTGCAAAAGCGCGCCATGGACGTCACCAAGCTGGTGCTGCCCTACACGCCCGACGACGTGGTGAACGAACTGGCCGCGCATAAGGCTGCGAACCCCGATTTCGCCATCGAGCAGATCCACATCTTCCCGCTGGGCGGCATCAAGACCAGCGCGGAATGGGCCAACGCCGCCGCAACGCAAGCCAAGGTTTCCGCCGCGCGATGA
- a CDS encoding MBL fold metallo-hydrolase, giving the protein MTDTPFNTPEPDLRRLIAPNPSPMTERGTNTYLLGESDVTVIDPGPLSEPHGQAILDDVGQGRVAQILVTHAHLDHSPLARWLSDRTGAPVLAFGDATAGRSDRMASLNDLGGGEGVDHGFAPDRTLADGAVVETEVGPITALWTPGHFGNHLSFLWRGAAFSGDLVMGWASTFVSPPDGDLTDFRASCRALRDRAPRVLYSGHGDPVADPRVRIDWLLAHRDAREDQILAALQSGPASPATLTERVYTDVDPRMWPAATRNVLAHLVDLVDREEIFVDGAVSPTAIFHRR; this is encoded by the coding sequence ATGACAGACACGCCCTTCAACACGCCAGAGCCCGACTTGCGCCGATTGATCGCGCCGAACCCGTCGCCGATGACCGAGCGTGGCACGAACACCTATCTTCTGGGTGAGTCGGACGTTACCGTCATCGATCCAGGGCCACTCAGCGAGCCGCATGGGCAAGCCATATTGGACGATGTGGGGCAGGGGCGTGTGGCGCAAATCCTCGTGACGCACGCGCATCTGGATCATTCGCCGCTGGCGCGCTGGCTATCGGACCGGACCGGCGCTCCGGTGCTGGCCTTCGGTGACGCAACCGCCGGACGGTCTGACCGGATGGCATCGTTGAATGATCTCGGCGGCGGAGAAGGTGTCGACCATGGGTTTGCCCCCGACCGAACCCTTGCCGATGGCGCGGTGGTCGAGACAGAGGTCGGCCCCATAACCGCCCTGTGGACGCCAGGTCATTTCGGAAACCACTTAAGCTTTTTGTGGCGCGGCGCCGCATTCTCTGGCGACCTGGTCATGGGCTGGGCCTCGACCTTCGTGTCGCCCCCGGACGGCGACCTGACCGACTTCCGCGCCTCTTGCCGTGCGCTGCGAGACCGGGCACCACGTGTCCTTTACTCAGGTCACGGTGATCCCGTGGCCGATCCAAGGGTGCGCATCGACTGGCTTCTCGCCCATCGCGACGCACGAGAGGACCAGATCCTCGCCGCACTGCAGAGCGGTCCCGCCAGTCCGGCAACGCTAACGGAACGCGTGTACACCGATGTGGACCCTCGCATGTGGCCGGCCGCCACGCGAAACGTCCTTGCCCATCTTGTCGATCTTGTTGATCGCGAAGAAATTTTTGTGGATGGAGCCGTCTCCCCGACAGCCATTTTCCACCGCAGGTGA
- a CDS encoding IS5 family transposase — protein MSRPTPPAYKTKNWPSYNAALKRRGSLTIWFDPAMIWEAAPTGKRGRQPDYSDAAIQTCLTMKVLFGMALRQTTGFVESLLRLIDLNWAVPNFSTLSRRQRSLKVNIPYRGSQGPLHLLIDSTGIKVEGEGEWNARKHGGTKRRVWRKIHIGIDEQTLEIRAAEFTTSVVGDAPMLPELLDQIPPDQEIASVTADGAFDTRKCHDAIAARGAAAIIPPRRNGKPWKPDSPGAAARNEALRASKRFGRTIWRRWSGYHRRSRVETKMHCVKLLGQRLMARDFDRQVAEFQVRVAVLNGFTALGIPVTEAVE, from the coding sequence ATGAGCAGACCCACACCCCCCGCCTACAAGACCAAGAACTGGCCTTCCTATAACGCAGCGCTCAAGCGCCGCGGCTCGCTGACGATCTGGTTCGATCCAGCCATGATCTGGGAGGCTGCGCCGACCGGCAAACGCGGTCGACAGCCTGACTATAGCGATGCCGCGATCCAGACCTGCCTGACCATGAAGGTGCTGTTCGGCATGGCGCTGCGGCAAACGACAGGGTTCGTCGAAAGCCTCCTGCGGCTGATCGACCTTAACTGGGCGGTGCCCAACTTCAGCACGCTGTCGCGGCGCCAGAGGTCCCTGAAGGTCAACATACCCTATCGTGGCTCACAAGGGCCGCTGCACCTCTTGATCGACAGCACCGGGATCAAGGTCGAGGGCGAAGGGGAGTGGAATGCACGCAAGCACGGTGGCACGAAGCGTCGGGTCTGGCGCAAGATCCACATCGGTATTGACGAGCAAACACTGGAAATCCGCGCCGCCGAGTTCACCACAAGCGTTGTGGGCGATGCGCCCATGCTGCCCGAGCTACTCGACCAGATACCGCCTGATCAGGAGATCGCCAGCGTCACCGCTGACGGAGCCTTCGACACCCGCAAGTGCCACGATGCCATCGCTGCTCGTGGCGCTGCTGCGATCATTCCGCCTCGGAGGAATGGCAAGCCCTGGAAGCCCGACAGCCCCGGGGCGGCCGCCCGCAACGAAGCCCTACGCGCATCGAAACGCTTCGGCCGAACCATCTGGCGACGATGGAGCGGCTACCACCGCCGAAGCCGCGTCGAGACAAAGATGCACTGTGTCAAACTGCTGGGTCAGCGCCTCATGGCGCGCGACTTCGACCGGCAGGTTGCGGAGTTCCAAGTCCGTGTGGCCGTCCTGAACGGCTTCACCGCGCTCGGCATTCCTGTCACTGAAGCCGTAGAATGA
- a CDS encoding RNA 2'-phosphotransferase: MSRPSKFLAKVLRHEPDLIDIQLDRHGWVQVDELLRKLKKVGHGLSKDELRHIVETNDKKRFSISEDGRRIRAAQGHSIEVDLGLPATRPPETLYHGTASQNLDKIFEGGLDPGRRRQVHLSPDPETATRVGRRHGKPIVLRVDARRMHADGWTFFCSDNGVWLTDAVPAEYLGFGVTQ, from the coding sequence ATGAGCCGACCCAGTAAATTCCTCGCCAAGGTCCTGCGACACGAGCCGGACCTGATCGACATTCAGCTCGACCGACATGGATGGGTTCAGGTCGATGAGCTCCTGCGCAAACTCAAGAAAGTAGGTCACGGCCTGAGCAAGGATGAGCTCCGCCACATTGTGGAAACAAACGACAAGAAAAGGTTCTCGATCAGCGAGGACGGCAGGCGCATACGGGCTGCTCAGGGACATTCCATTGAAGTCGATCTTGGGCTGCCTGCCACACGGCCACCCGAAACGCTCTATCATGGGACGGCGTCTCAGAATCTCGACAAGATCTTCGAGGGTGGCCTGGACCCTGGCCGTCGGCGCCAAGTGCATCTTTCCCCTGATCCAGAGACCGCGACCCGCGTCGGACGCCGACATGGCAAACCCATTGTTCTTCGCGTCGACGCACGAAGAATGCACGCGGATGGGTGGACATTCTTTTGTTCTGACAACGGGGTGTGGCTAACCGACGCCGTTCCAGCAGAATACCTGGGTTTTGGCGTGACGCAGTGA